A DNA window from Micromonospora sp. NBC_01739 contains the following coding sequences:
- a CDS encoding alpha/beta hydrolase family protein, with translation MRRRFAASTVALLLVWLTGCAAPGGPPARGTSPGAAPQVQYAVGVRTFVLDPGSARPLPVTLWYPTQGSQVAEGRFPVVLYSHGLASLPELHAGLTSRWAAAGFVVAAPAYPHTRRGAAEFSRADVRHQPADGWRVIRHLVRLDRRAADPLAGHLDVQRIAAAGHSAGGFTTSGMFTSGRPARLRAGIVIAGGGMAGSFAGPPAPMLFVHGTADPVVALSVGRAAYRRTTGPASFLSLLGQGHGEYLTPGRPGFTQFLGTTTDFLRWTLYGDQQAARRLPTHAHPPTLATLETRPLSTPR, from the coding sequence ATCAGGCGGCGGTTCGCCGCGTCGACGGTGGCTCTGCTGTTGGTGTGGCTGACCGGTTGCGCCGCACCCGGCGGCCCGCCTGCGCGGGGCACATCACCCGGGGCGGCACCCCAGGTGCAGTACGCCGTCGGGGTCCGGACCTTCGTGCTCGACCCCGGCTCGGCCCGCCCGCTGCCGGTGACCCTGTGGTACCCGACCCAGGGCTCCCAGGTCGCCGAGGGACGGTTCCCGGTGGTGCTCTACAGCCACGGCCTGGCCAGCCTGCCGGAGTTGCATGCTGGGCTGACCTCCAGGTGGGCGGCGGCCGGTTTCGTGGTGGCCGCCCCGGCGTACCCCCACACCCGACGGGGTGCCGCCGAGTTCTCCCGTGCCGACGTACGCCATCAGCCTGCCGACGGGTGGCGGGTGATCCGGCACCTGGTCCGGCTCGACCGCCGGGCCGCCGACCCCCTGGCCGGTCACCTCGACGTGCAGCGGATCGCCGCGGCGGGCCACTCGGCGGGCGGCTTCACCACCTCGGGCATGTTCACCAGTGGCCGCCCGGCCCGACTGCGGGCCGGCATCGTGATCGCCGGTGGTGGGATGGCGGGGAGTTTCGCCGGGCCACCCGCGCCGATGCTCTTCGTGCACGGCACCGCCGACCCGGTAGTGGCCCTGAGCGTCGGCCGGGCCGCCTACCGCCGTACGACCGGACCGGCCAGCTTCCTCAGCCTGCTCGGCCAGGGACACGGCGAGTACCTGACTCCCGGCCGCCCCGGCTTCACCCAGTTCCTCGGCACCACCACGGACTTCCTCCGCTGGACCCTCTACGGCGACCAACAAGCCGCCCGCCGCCTCCCCACCCACGCCCACCCCCCCACCCTCGCCACCCTAGAAACCCGCCCTCTATCAACGCCCCGTTGA
- a CDS encoding ABC transporter ATP-binding protein, translating into MSDGQSRPNDAQIVVSGLTKQYRNVLAVNNLSFTVQPGRVTGFLGPNGAGKTTTLRMLLNLVTPTAGTATIGGRRYPELTEPLRHVGAVLEASSAHKGRTGINHLRVICAAAGLPPQRADEALALVGLTPAAKRKFKGYSLGMKQRLGIAAAMLGDPRVLILDEPANGLDPEGIRWMRGFLKGLAAEGRTVLVSSHLLSEMQLLADDVVIIAAGQLVRQGPVEQVIGSMAQGVRVRVRTPQAEELTSALAEGPATVQTDEHGALLIGGVDAPTVGRAALTAGVELHELTTERPDLERVFLELTAGKAGIR; encoded by the coding sequence ATGTCCGACGGGCAGTCACGCCCCAATGACGCGCAGATCGTGGTTTCCGGCCTGACCAAGCAGTACCGCAACGTACTCGCGGTGAACAATCTGTCGTTCACGGTCCAGCCCGGCCGGGTCACCGGCTTCCTCGGCCCCAACGGCGCGGGCAAGACCACTACGCTGCGCATGCTGCTGAACCTGGTGACCCCGACCGCCGGCACGGCGACCATCGGCGGACGCCGGTACCCTGAGTTGACCGAGCCGCTGCGGCACGTCGGCGCGGTGCTGGAGGCGTCCAGCGCACACAAGGGCCGCACCGGGATCAACCACCTGCGGGTGATCTGCGCGGCGGCCGGGCTGCCGCCGCAGCGGGCCGACGAGGCCCTGGCCCTGGTCGGCCTGACTCCGGCGGCGAAGCGCAAGTTCAAGGGCTACTCACTCGGCATGAAGCAGCGCCTGGGCATCGCCGCCGCGATGCTCGGCGACCCGCGGGTGCTGATCCTCGACGAGCCGGCCAACGGGCTGGACCCGGAGGGCATCCGGTGGATGCGCGGGTTCCTCAAAGGGCTGGCCGCCGAGGGCCGTACCGTGCTGGTCTCCAGCCACCTGCTGTCGGAGATGCAGTTGCTGGCCGACGATGTGGTGATCATCGCAGCGGGGCAGCTGGTCCGGCAGGGTCCGGTCGAGCAGGTGATCGGTTCGATGGCGCAGGGCGTCCGGGTCCGGGTCCGCACCCCGCAGGCGGAGGAGCTGACCAGCGCCCTGGCCGAGGGGCCGGCCACGGTGCAGACCGACGAGCACGGCGCGCTGCTGATCGGCGGGGTGGACGCCCCGACGGTGGGCCGGGCGGCGCTGACCGCCGGTGTCGAACTGCACGAGCTGACCACCGAACGACCCGACCTGGAACGCGTGTTCCTGGAGCTGACGGCTGGAAAGGCGGGCATTCGATGA
- a CDS encoding ABC transporter permease: MSNLVRSELLKIRTTSTWWWLAIGAFLSIAMAFPLNAWLFNTTIDGGGEEIGVVGDAASAPAQAANLYTSGQYLGLMFVMLIGILMVTNEFFHQTATTTFLATPRRSAVIVSKLIAASLLGFAFWLVTTVIDLGAGAAFLTLNDHGTLLGEWEVQRALLLNLMAYAIWTVLGVGIGTLITNQLGAVITASVLYLIGTQVIGVLFLLLSSWLDSMAVLKWQVIWPAAASQIMIAPGESEMYPPWWVGALVLVGYALASGIVGLLLTRRRDIS, translated from the coding sequence ATGAGCAACCTGGTCCGCTCCGAACTGTTGAAGATCCGTACGACCAGCACCTGGTGGTGGCTGGCCATCGGGGCGTTCCTGTCGATCGCGATGGCCTTCCCGCTCAACGCCTGGCTGTTCAACACGACGATCGACGGCGGCGGCGAGGAAATCGGAGTCGTCGGTGACGCCGCGTCCGCCCCGGCCCAGGCGGCCAACCTCTACACCTCCGGGCAGTACCTGGGCCTGATGTTCGTGATGCTGATCGGCATCCTGATGGTCACCAACGAGTTCTTCCACCAGACCGCGACCACGACCTTCCTGGCCACCCCGCGGCGCAGCGCGGTGATCGTCAGCAAGCTGATCGCGGCGAGCCTGCTCGGGTTCGCCTTCTGGCTGGTCACCACGGTGATCGACCTGGGTGCGGGAGCAGCCTTCCTGACCCTGAACGACCACGGCACCCTGCTCGGCGAGTGGGAGGTCCAGCGGGCCCTGCTGCTCAACCTGATGGCGTACGCCATCTGGACCGTGCTCGGGGTCGGCATCGGCACCCTGATCACCAACCAGCTCGGTGCGGTGATCACCGCCTCGGTGCTCTACCTGATCGGCACCCAGGTGATCGGGGTGCTCTTCCTGCTGCTGTCGAGCTGGCTGGACAGCATGGCCGTGCTCAAGTGGCAGGTGATCTGGCCGGCGGCCGCCTCCCAGATCATGATCGCGCCGGGTGAGAGCGAGATGTACCCGCCCTGGTGGGTGGGCGCGCTCGTGCTGGTCGGGTACGCGCTGGCCAGCGGCATCGTCGGGCTGCTGCTCACCCGTCGGCGCGACATCTCCTGA
- a CDS encoding alpha/beta hydrolase family protein: MNTTVTPSAAPAPSVSASAPAIPAGTAPSGSFAVGVRQLKRNRDGERPLPITIWYPATGRAGGKPTNSARAAEGPFPVIMFSHGLGGLPKDYQALLTRWAAAGFVVAAPTFPHTSGSERPNVLDVLNQPADVSYALTEVLALSSRDGDPLRGRLATDRVAAAGHSAGGVTTIGLFTTGRDERLAAGIVFAGTALGVGTAFAGAAAPQLFVHGEADEVVEYAAGKAVYDKVPWPKAMLSLPDGDHGRSLLGDGTSLRVVADTTIEFLRWTLYGDTEAKERIATAAARDDIATLDDHL, translated from the coding sequence GTGAACACGACCGTCACTCCGTCGGCTGCTCCGGCGCCGTCGGTCAGTGCCTCGGCGCCGGCGATTCCCGCCGGGACCGCGCCGTCCGGCAGCTTCGCGGTGGGCGTACGACAGTTGAAGCGCAACCGGGACGGCGAGCGACCCCTGCCGATCACCATCTGGTACCCGGCGACCGGCCGGGCGGGTGGAAAGCCGACGAACTCGGCCCGCGCGGCCGAGGGGCCCTTCCCCGTGATCATGTTCAGCCATGGCCTGGGCGGCCTGCCCAAGGACTATCAGGCGTTGCTGACCCGATGGGCGGCGGCCGGTTTCGTGGTGGCAGCACCGACCTTTCCGCACACCTCCGGTTCGGAGCGGCCCAACGTGCTCGACGTGCTCAACCAGCCGGCCGACGTGTCGTACGCGCTGACCGAGGTCCTGGCCCTGAGCAGCCGCGACGGCGATCCGCTGCGGGGCCGGCTGGCCACCGACCGGGTGGCCGCCGCCGGTCACTCCGCCGGCGGGGTGACCACGATCGGCCTGTTCACCACCGGCAGGGACGAGCGGCTGGCCGCCGGGATCGTCTTCGCGGGCACCGCGCTGGGGGTGGGTACCGCCTTCGCGGGTGCGGCGGCACCGCAACTGTTCGTGCACGGTGAGGCCGACGAGGTGGTGGAGTACGCGGCCGGCAAGGCGGTGTACGACAAGGTGCCCTGGCCGAAGGCGATGCTGAGTCTGCCCGACGGCGACCACGGCCGGTCCCTGCTGGGCGACGGCACCTCCCTGCGGGTGGTCGCCGACACCACCATCGAGTTCCTGCGCTGGACCCTCTACGGCGACACCGAGGCCAAGGAGCGCATCGCCACCGCCGCCGCCCGCGACGACATCGCCACCCTCGACGACCACCTGTGA
- a CDS encoding DUF6104 family protein: MYFTDRGIEELVERRGDEQVSLEWLGERLRDFVDLNPEFETPIERFATWLARLDDEDDD, encoded by the coding sequence ATGTACTTCACCGACCGGGGCATCGAGGAACTGGTCGAACGACGGGGCGACGAGCAGGTGAGCCTGGAGTGGCTGGGTGAGCGGCTGCGGGACTTCGTCGACCTGAACCCGGAGTTCGAGACGCCGATCGAACGTTTCGCCACCTGGCTGGCCCGCCTCGACGACGAAGACGACGACTGA
- a CDS encoding acetate/propionate family kinase yields the protein MSKVLVLNCGSSSVKYRLYEGERVLTKGTVERVGEPDGGPPDHGAAVRQILSELDLSGLTVIGHRVVHGGRRFSAPVLVNDAVLAAIADLVPLAPLHNPANLAGITMAREALPQVPQVAVFDTAFHHTLPDSAATYAIDLDTAERYGVRRYGFHGTSHAYVSRRTAELLDRPYSEINTISLHLGNGASACAVAGGRSIATSMGMSPLEGLVMGTRSGDLDPTIVFHLRREGGLGVDEIDDLLNYRSGLLGLAGVNDMREVLARRSAGDPAAALAFDVYCRRITEYVGAYYALLGRVDAITFTAGVGEHAAPVRAVALAGLTRLGITVDPERNAGSGDRLISPEGAEVAVCVIGTDEELEIAREAREVIGAA from the coding sequence GTGAGCAAGGTCCTGGTGCTCAACTGCGGATCGTCGTCGGTCAAATACCGGCTGTACGAGGGGGAACGGGTCCTCACCAAGGGCACGGTCGAGCGGGTCGGCGAACCGGACGGTGGCCCACCCGACCACGGCGCGGCGGTCCGGCAGATCCTGTCCGAGCTGGACCTTAGCGGGCTCACCGTCATCGGGCACCGGGTGGTGCACGGCGGTCGACGATTCAGCGCTCCGGTGCTGGTGAACGACGCGGTGCTGGCCGCCATCGCCGATCTGGTGCCGCTGGCTCCCCTGCACAACCCGGCAAACCTGGCCGGCATCACGATGGCCCGCGAGGCCCTGCCGCAGGTGCCGCAGGTGGCCGTCTTCGACACGGCCTTCCACCACACCCTGCCCGACTCCGCCGCCACGTACGCGATCGACCTGGACACCGCCGAGCGGTACGGCGTACGCCGGTACGGCTTCCACGGCACCTCGCACGCGTACGTCTCCCGGCGCACCGCCGAACTGCTGGACCGCCCGTACTCCGAGATCAACACCATCAGCCTGCACCTGGGCAACGGGGCCAGCGCGTGCGCGGTCGCCGGTGGACGCAGCATCGCCACCTCGATGGGGATGTCCCCGCTGGAGGGCCTGGTGATGGGTACCCGCAGCGGCGACCTGGACCCGACCATCGTGTTCCACCTGCGCCGGGAGGGCGGGCTGGGGGTCGACGAGATCGACGACCTGCTCAACTACCGCAGCGGCCTGCTGGGCCTGGCCGGGGTCAACGACATGCGCGAGGTGCTGGCCCGACGGTCGGCCGGAGACCCGGCGGCGGCCCTGGCCTTCGACGTCTACTGCCGCCGGATCACCGAATACGTCGGGGCCTACTACGCCCTGCTGGGCCGGGTGGACGCGATCACCTTCACCGCCGGGGTAGGTGAGCACGCCGCACCGGTACGGGCCGTCGCTCTGGCCGGGCTGACCCGGCTCGGCATCACGGTCGACCCCGAACGTAACGCCGGCAGCGGCGACCGGCTGATCTCACCGGAGGGCGCGGAGGTGGCGGTCTGTGTGATCGGCACCGACGAGGAACTGGAGATCGCCCGCGAGGCCAGAGAGGTGATCGGCGCCGCCTGA
- a CDS encoding multifunctional oxoglutarate decarboxylase/oxoglutarate dehydrogenase thiamine pyrophosphate-binding subunit/dihydrolipoyllysine-residue succinyltransferase subunit — protein sequence MSTQQTSQENPLAGFGPNEWVVEEMYQRYLADPGSVDPAWHDFFADYRPGPGATGGEGADRSKTSTPEPASKASTPAKTEAADKSAPRAAAAPAKARTEPAKAPAAKAQPAKTETAKAPARAASAKTAPTASGPQNTPLRGVAAKIVQNMDASLAVPTATSVRAVPAKLLVDNRIVINNHLARGRGGKVSFTHLVGYALVRALVAHPEMNNSYAQVDGKPTMVRPEHVNLGIAIDLAKPDGSRNLVVPSIKGCEQMDFRQFWQAYEDVVRRARRNELTMDDYSGTTISLTNPGGIGTVHSMPRLMQGQSAIIGVGAMEYPAPYQGMSEATLAELAVSKVITLTSTYDHRIIQGAQSGEFLKVMHELLLGEHGFYDQIFTSLRIPYEPVRWVRDVAVDSEGQINKTARVHELIHSYRVRGHLMADTDPLEFKIRKHPDLDVLQHGLTLWDLDRTFPVNGFAGKQRMKLREILGVLRDSYCRRVGIEYMHIQDPAERRWIQERVERKYEKPSADEQKHVLNRLNAAEAFETFLQTKYVGQKRFSLEGGESLIPLLGEILESAAENDLDEVVIGMAHRGRLNVLANIVGKPYEKIFSEFEGHLDPRSTQGSGDVKYHLGQNGKFTTPDGDHSVKVSVVANPSHLEAVDPVLEGIVRAKQDRIDLKLEGYTVLPLAVHGDAAFAGQGVVAETLNLSQLRGYRTGGTVHVVVNNQVGFTTAPEYSRSSLYSTDVARMIQAPIFHVNGDDPEAVVRVARLAFEYRQTFNKDVVIDMVCYRRRGHNEGDDPSMSNPQMYKIIDSKRSVRKLYTEELIGRGDITVEDAEELLRDYQSQLERVFKATRDAATTPRQLSRPPRQDEPEPQVDTATEASVVKAVGEAHVNLPEGFTPHKRIQQLLDRRAKMAVEGGIDWGFGEIIAFGSLLHDGVTVRLAGQDSRRGTFVQRHAAVVDAQTGDDYLPLQSLTGDGERSRFFVHDSLLSEYAAMGFEYGYSVENLNALVCWEAQFGDFVNGAQSVIDEFISSGEVKWGQRSAVTLLLPHGHEGQGPDHTSGRPERFLQLCAEDNMRVAIPTTPANYFHLLRRQALSPKRKPLVVFTPKSLLRHKLCVSSVADFTTGTFAPVLADQAAPAPEQVKRVLLCSGKVYYDLFQARQERGVTDTAIIRLEQLYPMPVEEIRAALAQYPNAEDFAWVQEEPANQGAWSFVALNLLEHLDGVRLRRISRPAAAAPAVGSAKMHEVEQVALIEAALPRP from the coding sequence GTGTCGACCCAGCAGACTTCGCAGGAGAACCCACTGGCGGGTTTCGGCCCGAACGAGTGGGTCGTCGAGGAGATGTATCAGCGCTACCTCGCCGACCCCGGCAGCGTCGATCCGGCCTGGCACGACTTCTTCGCCGACTACCGCCCCGGGCCGGGCGCGACCGGCGGCGAGGGCGCCGACCGGTCGAAGACCAGCACCCCCGAGCCGGCCAGCAAGGCATCCACCCCGGCCAAGACCGAGGCCGCTGACAAGTCGGCACCGCGCGCCGCAGCGGCTCCGGCGAAGGCCAGGACCGAGCCGGCCAAGGCGCCGGCCGCGAAGGCCCAGCCCGCCAAGACCGAGACCGCGAAGGCCCCGGCCAGGGCCGCGTCGGCGAAGACCGCCCCGACCGCCTCCGGCCCGCAGAACACCCCGTTGCGCGGTGTCGCCGCCAAGATCGTCCAGAACATGGACGCCTCGCTGGCCGTACCCACCGCGACCAGCGTGCGCGCCGTCCCGGCGAAGCTGCTGGTGGACAACCGGATCGTGATCAACAACCACCTGGCCCGCGGCCGGGGTGGCAAGGTCAGCTTCACCCACCTGGTCGGGTACGCCCTGGTCCGGGCGCTGGTGGCGCACCCGGAGATGAACAACTCGTACGCCCAGGTCGACGGTAAGCCGACCATGGTCCGCCCGGAGCACGTCAACCTGGGCATCGCGATCGACCTGGCCAAGCCGGACGGCAGCCGCAACCTGGTGGTCCCCTCCATCAAGGGCTGCGAGCAGATGGACTTCCGGCAGTTCTGGCAGGCGTACGAGGACGTCGTCCGGCGCGCCCGCCGCAACGAGCTGACCATGGACGACTACTCCGGCACCACCATCTCGCTGACCAACCCGGGCGGCATCGGCACGGTGCACTCGATGCCCCGCCTGATGCAGGGGCAGAGCGCGATCATCGGGGTCGGCGCGATGGAGTACCCGGCGCCGTACCAGGGCATGAGCGAGGCCACCCTGGCCGAGTTGGCGGTCAGCAAGGTCATCACCCTGACCAGCACCTACGACCACCGGATCATCCAGGGCGCCCAGTCCGGCGAGTTCCTCAAGGTCATGCACGAGCTGCTGCTCGGCGAGCACGGCTTCTACGACCAGATCTTCACCTCGCTGCGCATCCCGTACGAGCCGGTGCGCTGGGTGCGCGACGTCGCGGTCGACAGCGAAGGCCAGATCAACAAGACCGCCCGGGTGCACGAGCTGATCCACTCCTACCGGGTCCGCGGCCACCTGATGGCCGACACCGACCCGCTGGAGTTCAAGATCCGCAAGCACCCGGATCTGGACGTGCTCCAGCACGGGCTGACCCTGTGGGACCTGGACCGCACCTTCCCGGTCAACGGCTTCGCCGGCAAGCAGCGGATGAAGCTGCGGGAGATCCTGGGCGTGCTGCGCGACTCGTACTGCCGGCGGGTCGGCATCGAGTACATGCACATCCAGGACCCGGCCGAGCGCCGCTGGATCCAGGAGCGGGTCGAGCGCAAGTACGAGAAGCCGTCGGCCGACGAGCAGAAGCACGTGCTCAACCGGCTCAACGCGGCCGAGGCCTTCGAGACCTTCCTGCAGACCAAGTACGTCGGTCAGAAGCGTTTCTCGCTGGAGGGCGGCGAGTCCCTGATCCCGCTGCTCGGCGAGATCCTGGAGTCCGCCGCCGAGAACGACCTGGACGAGGTCGTCATCGGCATGGCCCACCGGGGTCGGCTCAACGTGCTGGCCAACATCGTCGGCAAGCCGTACGAGAAGATCTTCTCGGAGTTCGAGGGGCACCTGGACCCGCGTTCCACCCAGGGCTCCGGCGACGTGAAGTACCACCTCGGCCAGAACGGCAAGTTCACCACCCCGGACGGCGACCACTCGGTCAAGGTCTCCGTGGTGGCGAACCCGTCGCACCTGGAGGCGGTGGACCCGGTGCTGGAGGGCATCGTCCGGGCCAAGCAGGACCGGATAGACCTCAAGCTGGAGGGCTACACCGTGCTGCCGCTGGCGGTGCACGGCGACGCCGCCTTCGCCGGTCAGGGCGTGGTGGCCGAGACCCTCAACCTCTCCCAGCTGCGCGGCTACCGCACCGGTGGCACGGTGCACGTGGTGGTCAACAACCAGGTCGGCTTCACCACCGCCCCGGAGTACAGCCGCTCCAGCCTCTACAGCACCGACGTGGCCCGGATGATCCAGGCGCCGATCTTCCACGTCAACGGCGACGACCCCGAGGCCGTGGTCCGGGTGGCCCGGCTGGCCTTCGAGTACCGGCAGACCTTCAACAAGGATGTCGTGATCGACATGGTCTGCTACCGGCGGCGCGGGCACAACGAGGGCGACGACCCCTCGATGTCCAACCCCCAGATGTACAAGATCATCGACTCGAAGCGTTCCGTCCGCAAGCTCTACACCGAGGAGCTGATCGGCCGCGGTGACATCACCGTGGAGGACGCGGAGGAACTGCTGCGCGACTACCAGTCCCAGCTGGAGCGGGTCTTCAAGGCCACCCGTGACGCGGCCACCACCCCCCGCCAGCTCAGCCGGCCGCCCCGCCAGGACGAGCCGGAGCCGCAGGTGGACACGGCTACGGAGGCCTCGGTCGTCAAGGCCGTCGGCGAGGCGCACGTCAACCTGCCGGAGGGCTTCACCCCGCACAAGCGGATCCAGCAGCTGCTCGACCGGCGGGCCAAGATGGCCGTCGAGGGCGGCATCGACTGGGGCTTCGGCGAGATCATCGCCTTCGGTTCGCTGCTGCACGACGGGGTCACCGTCCGGCTGGCCGGGCAGGACTCGCGTCGCGGCACCTTCGTGCAGCGGCACGCGGCGGTCGTCGACGCCCAGACCGGCGACGACTACCTGCCGTTGCAGTCGCTCACCGGCGACGGGGAGCGGTCCCGGTTCTTCGTGCACGACTCGCTGCTGTCCGAGTACGCCGCGATGGGCTTCGAGTACGGCTACTCGGTGGAGAACCTCAACGCCCTGGTCTGCTGGGAGGCGCAGTTCGGCGACTTCGTCAACGGCGCCCAGTCGGTGATCGACGAGTTCATCTCCTCCGGTGAGGTGAAGTGGGGTCAGCGCTCCGCGGTGACCCTGCTGCTGCCGCACGGCCACGAGGGACAGGGCCCGGACCACACCTCCGGTCGCCCGGAGCGGTTCCTCCAGCTCTGCGCGGAGGACAACATGCGGGTGGCCATCCCGACCACCCCGGCGAACTACTTCCACCTGCTGCGGCGTCAGGCGTTGTCGCCCAAGCGCAAGCCGCTGGTGGTGTTCACCCCGAAGTCGCTGCTGCGGCACAAGCTCTGTGTCTCCTCGGTGGCGGACTTCACCACCGGCACCTTCGCCCCGGTGCTCGCCGACCAGGCGGCTCCGGCACCGGAGCAGGTCAAGCGGGTGCTGCTCTGCTCGGGCAAGGTCTACTACGACCTGTTCCAGGCCCGGCAGGAGCGCGGGGTCACCGACACCGCGATCATCCGTCTGGAGCAGCTCTACCCCATGCCGGTGGAGGAGATCCGGGCCGCGCTGGCCCAGTACCCCAACGCCGAGGACTTCGCCTGGGTGCAGGAGGAGCCGGCCAACCAGGGCGCCTGGTCGTTCGTGGCGCTCAACCTGCTGGAGCACCTCGACGGGGTGCGACTGCGCCGCATCTCCCGTCCGGCCGCGGCCGCCCCGGCCGTCGGTTCGGCGAAGATGCACGAGGTCGAGCAGGTCGCCCTCATCGAGGCGGCACTGCCCCGACCCTGA
- the pta gene encoding phosphate acetyltransferase, producing MSSVARSVYLTSVGSGGGKSTIALGLAELLSRQVGQIGVFRPLVRPDRPDPILALLSERYRVGLPVADLYGTSYAEATALVADGRREELITRIVERYREVERRFPAMVVVGSDFADAGDGAGPRELAFNTRLATEFGSVVVPVVDGLGQQPAAITAASRGAYHDVVDLGGTVLAVLANRVPGDMQLPRLPVPAYAIPEVPSVSAPTVAEVAAALGATLLAGDDTALARDVLDYVVGAAHVPTVLEHLTEGALLIMPGDRDDLLVAASAAHVAGQVSLAGLVLTLGVAPDPRAMQLVEALNARLAVLSVPTDSYHTVSASSRIEGRPSAANPRKVEAALGAFEAYVDTTELAGRLRVSRSTRVTPLMFEYDLIDRARSRRRQVVLPEGTEERILRATEILLRRGVADLTLLGRPEEVARRARELGVDIGAARVVDPTTSQWRDEFAEAYAKLRAHRGVTTELAYDIVAQPNYFGTMMVWAGYADGMVSGATHTTAATIRPAFEIVKTMPEVSVASSVFFMLLADRVLVYGDCAVNRDPDAAQLADIAISSADTAARFGIEPRVAMLSYSTGSSGAGADVEKVAAATALVRERRPDLAVEGPIQYDAAIDPAVAATKLPDSTVAGRATVFIFPDLNTGNNTYKAVQRSAGAVAVGPVMQGLRRPVNDLSRGATVPDIVNTVAITAIQAAALTEDGAAS from the coding sequence GTGAGTTCCGTGGCCCGGAGCGTTTACCTGACAAGTGTCGGCTCGGGCGGGGGAAAGTCGACCATCGCCCTCGGCCTGGCCGAGTTGCTGTCCCGACAGGTCGGCCAGATCGGCGTGTTCCGTCCGCTGGTCAGGCCGGACCGACCCGATCCGATCCTCGCCCTGCTCAGCGAGCGGTACCGGGTGGGACTGCCGGTTGCCGACCTGTACGGCACCAGCTACGCCGAGGCGACCGCCCTCGTCGCGGACGGTCGGCGGGAAGAACTGATCACCCGAATCGTCGAACGCTACCGGGAGGTGGAACGACGGTTCCCCGCCATGGTCGTGGTAGGCAGCGACTTCGCCGACGCCGGTGACGGTGCCGGCCCCCGCGAGCTGGCCTTCAACACCCGGCTGGCCACGGAGTTCGGCAGTGTCGTGGTGCCGGTGGTCGACGGGCTGGGGCAGCAGCCGGCGGCGATCACCGCAGCCAGCCGGGGGGCGTACCACGACGTGGTCGACCTCGGCGGGACGGTGCTGGCCGTACTGGCCAACCGGGTCCCGGGGGACATGCAACTGCCCCGCCTGCCGGTCCCCGCGTACGCGATTCCGGAGGTGCCCAGCGTCTCCGCGCCGACGGTGGCCGAGGTGGCCGCGGCGCTCGGCGCCACCCTGCTGGCCGGCGACGACACCGCCCTCGCCCGCGACGTGCTCGACTACGTGGTCGGGGCGGCACATGTGCCCACCGTGCTGGAACACCTGACCGAGGGTGCCCTGCTGATCATGCCGGGGGACCGGGACGACCTGCTGGTGGCCGCGAGCGCGGCGCACGTGGCCGGTCAGGTGTCCCTGGCCGGGCTGGTGCTGACCCTAGGGGTGGCGCCCGATCCCCGGGCGATGCAGCTGGTCGAGGCGCTCAACGCCCGCCTGGCGGTGCTCTCCGTGCCCACCGACAGCTACCACACCGTCTCCGCCTCCAGCCGCATCGAGGGCCGACCCAGTGCCGCCAACCCGCGCAAGGTCGAGGCCGCCCTGGGCGCCTTCGAGGCGTACGTGGACACGACCGAGTTGGCCGGGCGGCTGCGGGTCAGCCGTTCCACCCGGGTCACCCCGTTGATGTTCGAGTACGACCTGATCGACCGGGCTCGCAGTCGCCGCCGGCAGGTGGTCCTGCCGGAGGGGACCGAGGAACGCATCCTGCGCGCCACGGAGATCCTGCTGCGCCGGGGGGTGGCCGACCTGACCCTGCTGGGCCGCCCCGAGGAGGTCGCCCGCCGGGCCCGCGAGCTGGGCGTGGACATCGGCGCGGCCCGGGTGGTGGATCCGACCACCAGCCAGTGGCGGGACGAGTTCGCCGAGGCGTACGCGAAGCTGCGGGCCCATCGGGGGGTGACCACCGAGCTGGCGTACGACATCGTGGCCCAGCCGAACTACTTCGGCACCATGATGGTGTGGGCCGGGTACGCCGACGGCATGGTCTCCGGGGCCACCCACACCACGGCGGCGACCATCCGGCCGGCGTTCGAGATCGTGAAGACCATGCCGGAGGTCTCCGTCGCCTCCAGTGTCTTCTTCATGCTGCTCGCCGACCGGGTGCTGGTCTACGGCGACTGCGCGGTCAACCGCGATCCCGACGCCGCCCAGCTCGCCGACATCGCGATCTCCTCGGCCGACACGGCGGCCCGGTTCGGCATCGAACCCCGGGTGGCCATGCTGTCGTACTCGACCGGCAGTTCCGGGGCAGGGGCGGACGTGGAGAAGGTGGCGGCAGCCACCGCGCTGGTCCGCGAGCGCCGACCCGACCTGGCCGTGGAGGGGCCGATCCAGTACGACGCCGCGATCGACCCGGCCGTGGCGGCGACGAAGCTGCCGGACAGCACGGTCGCCGGTCGGGCCACCGTGTTCATCTTTCCCGACCTGAACACCGGCAACAACACCTACAAGGCGGTGCAGCGCTCGGCCGGGGCGGTCGCCGTCGGGCCGGTCATGCAGGGTCTCCGCCGCCCGGTCAACGATCTCTCCCGAGGGGCTACCGTGCCGGACATCGTCAACACCGTGGCGATCACCGCCATCCAGGCCGCCGCGCTGACCGAGGACGGGGCGGCGTCGTGA